A section of the Drosophila subobscura isolate 14011-0131.10 chromosome A, UCBerk_Dsub_1.0, whole genome shotgun sequence genome encodes:
- the LOC117890098 gene encoding thioredoxin domain-containing protein 9-like isoform X1 — protein MASPLQHHLLNTAKQIEMELDQQLDHLDNLDCDDLKVLREQRLREMRELNNKKQEWLKCGHGTYTELAGEKEFFETSKKSNNIVLHFYCDGNERCRIVDMHLKILASKHVETKFCKLNADKSPFLTHRLRIEAMPTIALVKDSKVKDFIVGFTDLGNCDDFSTEMLEWRISQSGAIDYDGDLMQPPEGKRKPYLNQPQKTIRDGNNFDDSDIELDD, from the exons ATGGCAAGTCCTTTGCAGCATCATTTGCTCAATACGGCCAAGCAGATCGAGATGGAGCTGGACCAGCAGCTGGACCACCTGGACAACCTCGACTGTGATGACCTGAAGGTGTTGCGCGAGCAGCGTTTGCGCGAAATGCGGGAGCTGAACAACAAGAAGCAAGAGTGGCTCAAATGT GGTCACGGCACCTACACGGAGCTGGCTGGCGAGAAAGAGTTCTTTGAGACGTCCAAGAAGTCAAACAATATCGTTCTACACTTCTATTGCGACGGCAACGAGCGCTGCCGCATTGTGGACATGCACCTGAAGATATTGGCCTCGAAGCACGTGGAGACCAAGTTCTGCAAGTTGAACGCCGACAAGTCGCCCTTCCTGACTCACCGCCTGCGTATCGAGGCAATGCCCACCATTGCCCTGGTGAAGGACAGCAAGGTAAAGGACTTTATTGTGGGCTTTACCGATCTGGGCAACTGTGATGACTTCTCCACTGAGATGCTCGAGTGGCGCATCAGCCAGTCGGGGGCCATTGACTACGACGGCGATCTGATGCAGCCGCCAGAAGGAAAACGCAAGCCATACCTCAACCAGCCACAGAAGACAATTCGTGATGGCAACAATTTCGATGACTCTGACATCGAGTTGGATGACTGA
- the LOC117890098 gene encoding thioredoxin domain-containing protein 9-like isoform X2 — protein MASPLQHHLLNTAKQIEMELDQQLDHLDNLDCDDLKVLREQRLREMRELNNKKQEWLKCGHGTYTELAGEKEFFETSKKSNNIVLHFYCDGNERCRIVDMHLKILASKHVETKFCKLNADKSPFLTHRLRIEAMPTIALVKDSKVKDFIVGFTDLGNCDDFSTEMLEWRISQSGAIDYDGDLMQPPEGKRKPYHIELDD, from the exons ATGGCAAGTCCTTTGCAGCATCATTTGCTCAATACGGCCAAGCAGATCGAGATGGAGCTGGACCAGCAGCTGGACCACCTGGACAACCTCGACTGTGATGACCTGAAGGTGTTGCGCGAGCAGCGTTTGCGCGAAATGCGGGAGCTGAACAACAAGAAGCAAGAGTGGCTCAAATGT GGTCACGGCACCTACACGGAGCTGGCTGGCGAGAAAGAGTTCTTTGAGACGTCCAAGAAGTCAAACAATATCGTTCTACACTTCTATTGCGACGGCAACGAGCGCTGCCGCATTGTGGACATGCACCTGAAGATATTGGCCTCGAAGCACGTGGAGACCAAGTTCTGCAAGTTGAACGCCGACAAGTCGCCCTTCCTGACTCACCGCCTGCGTATCGAGGCAATGCCCACCATTGCCCTGGTGAAGGACAGCAAGGTAAAGGACTTTATTGTGGGCTTTACCGATCTGGGCAACTGTGATGACTTCTCCACTGAGATGCTCGAGTGGCGCATCAGCCAGTCGGGGGCCATTGACTACGACGGCGATCTGATGCAGCCGCCAGAAGGAAAACGCAAGCCATACC ACATCGAGTTGGATGACTGA
- the LOC117892230 gene encoding uncharacterized protein LOC117892230 yields the protein MPNGTKLRFALITEEALEKLRPNPEPSIPIRSAVKEVLSEVMAELNLNQMIEDKLVELLERRGIVSSQSPSESRSLGGLAIAKKTSIQGMPMGGSLSSVSTRTSEVRRQRKKLRTKSQTIFLQPTHREVTFSLQDTTSMQRGAAAATHSDATRDAHRDSLAVATKRAADAMYRDMDSNQRRAESKSHSYRKFLSFDQQQQQHEHVRRKSQRRKLHQS from the exons ATGCCGAATGGAACGAAGCTGCGCTTTGCCTTGATCACCGAGGAGGCGCTCGAGAAGTTGCGCCCCAATCCGGAGCCGAGCATTCCCATACGCAGCGCCGTCAAGGAGGTACTCAGCGAGGTGATGGCCGAGCTAAATCTTAATCAGATGATCGAGGATAAGctcgtggagctgctggagcgtCGGGGCATTGTCTCCAGCCAGAGTCCCAGCGAAAGCCGCAGCCTGGGCGGCCTTGCCATCGCCAAGAAGACGTCCATTCAGGGCATGCCCATGGGGGGATCCCTCTCATCGGTGTCGACGAGGACCAGCGAAGTTCGCAGGCAGC GGAAGAAGTTGAGGACCAAGTCTCAGACGATATTCCTACAGCCCACACATCGGGAAGTAACCTTCTCACTGCAGGACACCACTTCCATGCAGCGTggtgcagccgctgccacacaTTCTGACGCAACTCGTGATGCACATCGGGACTCTCTTGCCGTTGCCACAAAACGAGCAGCAGACGCCATGTATCGGGACATGGACTCCAACCAAAGACGAGCCGAATCGAAGTCCCATTCCTATCGCAAATTCCTATCCTTcgatcaacagcagcagcagcacgagcacgTGCGCCGCAAGTCGCAGCGCAGAAAGTTGCACCAGAGCTGA